GTTACTCAAATAAGAAAAAGGGTATACGGATACCTTTGGCTCCGTTACTGTATAGTAAAAACCCTTCTCCTGTAGTTCTTTTTTAGAATTACAGGGGGAGGAGTAGCCGTGTTCCAATTCACCACCCTGTATAGATAAAGATCCATTAACCATAGAATATCTAAATCCATCACTACTAAGGCTATGAGGGGAGATGAAGTAAGATGTATTTGAATGATACATATTAAACGATTATATGAGAATAGAAAAATTTAATTTGTAGAGAAATAAAGAAAAAGTAGAGAAAATAAAAAAGACTATGACACAAAAATAATAAGTCAAAAAAATCATAGATCTCATATCTGTATAAGTGAAAGGAGATTAAGAAAACTAAAGCTTACTTAAACCTAAAGCATGATACATCTAATGAAGATGTATATGCAGTGGCAAGTAGCCTAATAGACCTACAACCAAACATGACACTAGAATTAACTAAGCTAAATGAATCAGAATTAATAGGTGAATAAGGAGTGAAATCTTAGATGAAAAAATTAGAAATGAAGTTTAGAAATGAAATGGAAAAGACAAGCTCAACAAGGGTAGATCATGCCCGTAATGACGTAACAGTAGAAGAAGTTAGATCAGCTATGGAGGCTGTCATTGCAGAGCAAGTATTTAAAGGTGAAAAAGGAAAAATTTAAAGTAATAACAGTAATGAACTAGGTCGAATCACTACCTTTAGTATAGACTATGTTAAGAATTATGTAACTAAGAAAGAGCGGGAGAAAGTAATGAAATTTATCATTTATAAAAATGTATTTAAAACTGAAAATGGAGAATTAAAAGAAATTGATTCTGCTGATGTAGTAAGTATTTAATAATTTGTAATTACATATCTATATAAATTAGCATTAGTTGATTTAAACAGCATTACAGATAAAGAGTAGTTCTGTGAATGTGAATATGTTTCCACATACTACACATGTTGAGACAGTTGTGAGGATAGAGATGAAATAGGTT
This is a stretch of genomic DNA from Anaeromicrobium sediminis. It encodes these proteins:
- a CDS encoding DUF1659 domain-containing protein, with protein sequence MKKTKAYLNLKHDTSNEDVYAVASSLIDLQPNMTLELTKLNESELIGE
- a CDS encoding DUF2922 domain-containing protein; its protein translation is MKKLEMKFRNEMEKTSSTRVDHARNDVTVEEVRSAMEAVIAEQVFKGEKGKI